One Thauera sp. K11 DNA window includes the following coding sequences:
- a CDS encoding nucleobase:cation symporter-2 family protein, whose protein sequence is MSDHAPDGGSRQVHPVDQKLPGGRLAALGMQHVLVMYAGAVAVPLIVGRALNLTPEQVAMLISADLFCCGLVTLIQSLGFGRYFGIKLPVMMGVTFAAVGPMVAMANVQSGPDGARAIFGAIIGAGIISIFIAPLMSRLLRFFPPVVTGTIIAIIGISLMRVGVGWAMGGPAHLAQSVDVPGLVQMVDGAKEKAAAAGTGLTKLPGPIPMVDNPDYGALDTMAVAAFVLVVILLLVRYGRGFVANIAVLLGIVVGCVVAVVMGKMHFDKVDKAHWFDVVTPFAFGMPVFDPVMVLTMTLVMIVVMIESVGMFLALGEITDKRIGRNELAAGLRTDGLGTLIGGVFNTFPYTSFSQNVGLVGVTGVKSRWVCVAAGVIMMVLGMLPKMAALVESVPVFVLGGAGLVMFGMVAATGIRILTSVDFKGNRNNLYIVALSIGFGLVPLVAPRWTQHMAHSLHPLLESGILLTAISAVLLNLYFNGGKEDRAGAIEAAKAAEAH, encoded by the coding sequence ATGTCAGACCACGCACCGGACGGCGGCAGCCGGCAGGTCCATCCCGTCGACCAGAAACTGCCCGGCGGCCGCCTCGCCGCACTGGGCATGCAGCACGTGCTCGTGATGTACGCCGGCGCGGTCGCCGTGCCGCTGATCGTCGGCCGGGCGCTCAACCTCACGCCCGAGCAGGTGGCGATGCTCATTTCCGCCGACCTGTTCTGCTGCGGCCTGGTGACGCTGATCCAGTCGCTGGGCTTCGGCAGGTACTTCGGCATCAAGCTGCCGGTGATGATGGGCGTCACCTTCGCCGCCGTCGGGCCGATGGTGGCGATGGCCAACGTGCAGAGCGGGCCGGACGGCGCGCGGGCGATCTTCGGCGCGATCATCGGCGCCGGCATCATCTCCATTTTCATCGCGCCGCTGATGAGCCGGCTGCTGCGCTTTTTCCCGCCGGTCGTCACCGGCACCATCATCGCCATCATCGGCATCAGCCTGATGCGCGTCGGCGTGGGCTGGGCGATGGGCGGTCCGGCCCACCTGGCGCAGAGCGTCGACGTGCCCGGGCTGGTGCAGATGGTCGACGGCGCGAAGGAAAAGGCCGCCGCCGCGGGCACCGGGCTGACGAAGCTGCCCGGCCCGATCCCGATGGTCGACAACCCCGACTACGGCGCGCTCGACACCATGGCGGTCGCCGCCTTCGTGCTGGTGGTGATCCTGCTGCTCGTCCGCTACGGCCGCGGCTTCGTCGCCAACATCGCGGTGCTGCTGGGCATCGTCGTCGGCTGCGTGGTGGCGGTGGTGATGGGCAAGATGCACTTCGACAAGGTGGACAAGGCGCACTGGTTCGACGTCGTCACGCCCTTCGCCTTCGGCATGCCGGTCTTCGATCCGGTGATGGTCCTCACCATGACGCTGGTCATGATCGTGGTGATGATCGAATCGGTGGGCATGTTCCTGGCGCTGGGCGAGATCACCGACAAGCGCATCGGCCGCAACGAGCTGGCAGCCGGCCTGCGCACCGACGGCCTGGGCACGCTGATCGGCGGCGTCTTCAACACCTTCCCCTACACCAGCTTCTCGCAGAACGTGGGCCTGGTGGGCGTCACCGGCGTCAAGAGCCGCTGGGTGTGCGTGGCCGCGGGCGTGATCATGATGGTGCTCGGCATGCTGCCGAAGATGGCGGCGCTGGTGGAATCCGTGCCCGTCTTCGTGCTCGGCGGCGCCGGCCTGGTGATGTTCGGCATGGTCGCCGCCACCGGCATCCGCATCCTCACCTCGGTCGACTTCAAGGGCAACCGCAACAACCTGTACATCGTCGCGCTGTCGATCGGCTTCGGCCTGGTGCCGCTGGTCGCCCCGCGCTGGACGCAGCACATGGCGCACAGCCTGCACCCGCTGCTCGAATCCGGAATCCTGCTGACCGCGATCTCCGCCGTCCTGCTGAACCTCTATTTCAACGGCGGCAAGGAAGACCGCGCCGGTGCCATCGAGGCGGCCAAGGCGGCCGAAGCACACTGA